Proteins encoded within one genomic window of Actinoplanes octamycinicus:
- a CDS encoding AtpZ/AtpI family protein: MTGQEPPHDKRGDEGPTPPDTGAGMTAVTYLIAGMLVWGGIGWLVDHWAGTKGIFAGIGAVLGIGLGVYLIVRRLGA; this comes from the coding sequence ATGACCGGCCAAGAACCCCCCCACGACAAACGCGGTGACGAAGGCCCCACCCCGCCCGACACGGGCGCGGGCATGACGGCAGTCACCTACCTCATCGCGGGCATGTTGGTCTGGGGCGGGATCGGGTGGCTGGTCGACCACTGGGCCGGGACCAAGGGCATTTTCGCCGGTATCGGCGCCGTCCTGGGCATCGGCCTGGGTGTGTACCTCATCGTGCGCCGGCTCGGCGCCTGA
- the atpB gene encoding F0F1 ATP synthase subunit A — protein sequence MVIGTSTVLAAEFPPSVEDFYLPSILPWGQENNYWFTKITFLVWVAVAAIIIFFLVSYRKPELVPTKKQWIAESVYGFVRNNVAVEMIGPRGVAFAPYLTVLFMFIIVNNFFGILPFVQISPNSHIAFPAILAVISYVMFIYVGIRHHGFLKYFKTALIPPAPWFILPLLIPIEFFSNFLVRPFSLAVRLFANMFAGHMLLLVFTLGGFAMISANGFLAPVSILSWVLTIALTFLEFLVICLQAYVFTVLTASYVQGALADEH from the coding sequence ATGGTGATCGGTACGTCGACGGTCCTCGCGGCGGAGTTCCCGCCCAGCGTCGAGGATTTCTACCTGCCCAGCATCCTGCCGTGGGGTCAGGAGAACAACTACTGGTTCACCAAGATCACGTTCCTGGTCTGGGTGGCGGTGGCCGCGATCATCATCTTCTTCCTGGTCTCGTACCGGAAGCCGGAGCTCGTTCCGACGAAGAAGCAGTGGATCGCCGAGAGCGTCTACGGGTTCGTGCGGAACAACGTCGCGGTCGAGATGATCGGCCCGCGCGGCGTCGCGTTCGCGCCGTACCTGACGGTGCTGTTCATGTTCATCATCGTGAACAACTTCTTCGGCATCCTGCCGTTCGTGCAGATCTCGCCGAACTCGCACATCGCGTTCCCGGCCATCCTGGCGGTGATCAGCTATGTGATGTTCATCTATGTGGGCATCCGGCACCACGGCTTCCTGAAGTACTTCAAGACCGCGCTGATCCCGCCGGCGCCGTGGTTCATCCTGCCGCTGCTGATCCCGATCGAGTTCTTCTCGAACTTCCTGGTCCGGCCGTTCTCGCTGGCCGTCCGTCTGTTCGCCAACATGTTCGCCGGCCACATGCTGCTGCTGGTGTTCACGCTGGGCGGGTTCGCGATGATCAGCGCGAACGGGTTCCTCGCCCCGGTCTCGATCCTCTCCTGGGTCCTGACCATCGCGCTGACCTTCCTCGAGTTCCTGGTGATCTGTCTCCAGGCCTACGTCTTCACGGTGCTGACCGCGAGCTACGTCCAGGGCGCGCTCGCCGACGAGCACTGA
- a CDS encoding ATP synthase F0 subunit C, whose amino-acid sequence MLLSEVVGSTAAIGYGLAAIGPGIGVGLVFSAYIQSTARQPESSRLTLPYVWIGFAVVEALALLGIAFGFIWAGNPVG is encoded by the coding sequence ATGCTGCTCTCCGAAGTTGTTGGTAGCACCGCCGCCATCGGTTACGGTCTCGCTGCCATCGGCCCGGGTATCGGTGTCGGTCTCGTCTTCTCGGCCTACATCCAGTCGACCGCCCGCCAGCCGGAGTCGTCGCGTCTGACCCTGCCGTACGTCTGGATCGGCTTCGCCGTGGTCGAGGCGCTCGCGCTGCTCGGCATCGCGTTCGGCTTCATCTGGGCCGGCAACCCGGTCGGCTGA